A region of Pseudomonas putida DNA encodes the following proteins:
- a CDS encoding TonB-dependent receptor domain-containing protein translates to MKIPSFTATLLCLPLPLLATERDNALKLPDVLISANRQVESRTATSAANTVFTRADIDRLQPTNVTDLLARVPGVQVAPTGGRGSLPGIFIRGTKAAQSLVLVDGVRIANATSGDSGLQFLTVDQIERVEVLRGSRSAIYGSDAIGGVIQIFTRRSSGPGLQPRLRLAAGSNQTWQRSLGLAGGDDATRFNLGASLDETAGIDATGPSFASDGDHDAYRNRSFNLSLSHTFGERFEAGLNLLDSHGRSEYDNPYGRFDPVTFESFGQKPYTDFSVSSLGTYFDAQLSDTWHSRLELAHSENRDDKRDKLSDERSVFNTYRDQVTWQNDLALNDRHTLLIGGDWYQDRVHGSTDFTEDSRWNRAAFVQHRYKGERFSTELGVRRDQNQQFGGQTTWSGSLTLPLNAHNDVLLSYSEGFRAPTFNDLYYPQFSNPDLSPEHSKSYELQWRSQLTADSRLETSLYRTDLRDAIIFGQDSIPRNVASARINGLELSLDQQWGAWRSQLGLALIDPRDRDSGHTLARRARRTLSLDLDRAFGPFSVGGNWQAVSASYDDEANRNRLAGFGLLGLRGSWAATDELKLEAKLDNLLDHSHSRALYSYEGASHRYREEGRTLLFSVTWTPAL, encoded by the coding sequence ATGAAAATCCCGAGCTTCACCGCCACCCTCCTGTGCCTGCCGCTGCCGCTTCTGGCCACTGAACGCGACAACGCCCTAAAACTCCCCGACGTATTGATCAGCGCCAACCGCCAAGTCGAGTCACGCACCGCCACCAGCGCGGCCAACACCGTCTTCACCCGCGCCGACATCGACCGCCTGCAACCCACCAACGTCACCGACCTGCTGGCCCGCGTCCCAGGCGTGCAAGTCGCGCCCACCGGGGGGCGCGGCAGCCTGCCCGGCATTTTCATCCGCGGCACCAAGGCGGCGCAGAGCCTGGTACTGGTCGATGGCGTACGCATCGCCAATGCCACCTCTGGCGACAGTGGCCTGCAATTTCTTACCGTCGATCAGATCGAGCGTGTCGAAGTGCTGCGCGGCTCCCGCTCGGCCATCTACGGCAGCGACGCCATCGGCGGCGTGATCCAGATCTTCACCCGGCGCAGTAGCGGCCCTGGCCTGCAACCGCGCCTGCGCCTGGCCGCCGGCAGCAACCAGACCTGGCAACGTAGCCTGGGCCTGGCCGGTGGCGACGACGCCACTCGCTTCAACCTGGGCGCCAGCCTGGACGAGACTGCCGGCATCGACGCCACCGGCCCGTCCTTCGCCAGCGATGGCGACCATGACGCGTACCGCAACAGGTCATTCAACCTCAGCCTCAGTCACACCTTCGGCGAACGCTTCGAGGCCGGCCTCAACCTGCTCGACAGCCATGGGCGCAGTGAATACGACAACCCGTACGGGCGCTTCGACCCGGTTACCTTCGAGAGTTTCGGGCAAAAGCCCTACACCGACTTCAGCGTCAGCAGCCTGGGCACCTACTTCGATGCCCAGCTCAGCGACACCTGGCATTCACGCCTGGAACTTGCCCACAGCGAAAACCGTGACGACAAACGCGACAAGCTCAGCGATGAGCGCTCCGTGTTCAACACGTATCGCGATCAAGTTACCTGGCAAAACGACCTGGCCTTGAACGACCGGCACACGCTGCTGATCGGCGGCGACTGGTACCAAGACCGGGTGCACGGCAGCACCGACTTCACCGAGGACAGCCGCTGGAACCGCGCCGCCTTCGTTCAACATCGTTACAAAGGTGAGCGGTTCTCCACCGAACTGGGCGTACGCCGCGACCAGAACCAGCAGTTCGGCGGCCAGACCACCTGGAGCGGTAGCCTTACCCTGCCACTGAACGCGCACAACGATGTGCTGCTGTCCTACAGCGAAGGCTTCCGGGCACCGACGTTCAACGACCTGTATTACCCACAGTTCAGCAACCCAGACCTGAGCCCGGAGCACTCCAAAAGCTACGAATTGCAATGGCGCAGCCAGCTCACCGCAGACAGCCGCCTGGAGACTTCGCTGTACCGCACCGACCTGCGCGACGCGATCATCTTTGGCCAGGACTCGATCCCACGCAATGTCGCCTCGGCGCGCATCAACGGCCTTGAACTGTCGCTGGACCAGCAATGGGGCGCTTGGCGCAGCCAACTTGGCCTGGCGCTGATCGACCCACGTGACCGCGACAGTGGCCATACCCTCGCCCGCCGAGCTCGCCGTACCTTGAGCCTGGACCTGGACCGAGCATTTGGACCGTTCAGCGTGGGCGGGAACTGGCAGGCCGTCAGCGCCAGCTACGATGACGAAGCCAACCGCAACCGGCTCGCCGGCTTCGGCCTGCTTGGCCTGCGCGGTAGCTGGGCGGCAACGGATGAACTGAAACTGGAAGCGAAGCTGGACAACCTGTTGGATCACAGCCACAGCCGCGCCCTGTACAGCTATGAAGGCGCCAGCCACCGCTACCGCGAAGAAGGCCGCACGCTGTTGTTCAGCGTCACCTGGACGCCGGCGCTCTAG
- a CDS encoding cobalamin-binding protein codes for MRVFLWLLALCACTASAGERLRVVSLAPSMSEIMLELHADDLLVGVLDGGDRPPALRDVPSVGRQGQLNMERLLSLQPDLLLLWPGSVAPAQRDQLKRLGIATFSAEPHDINQLIDQIEAIARRVGRDEQGRHYAQALRERLRQLREQYRREQPLRVFYQVWDRPLYTLGGRQVVSDALAVCGARNVFADLSQPAPQVSVESVLLQNPQVILAGDQAQLDSWRAWPRLAAVADDRLLVVPDKGLERPSGQMIEATARLCALLDARAPASR; via the coding sequence ATGCGCGTCTTCCTCTGGCTGCTGGCGCTGTGCGCCTGTACCGCCAGTGCCGGTGAGCGGCTGCGGGTCGTGAGCCTGGCGCCTTCGATGAGCGAAATCATGCTTGAGCTGCACGCCGATGACCTGCTGGTCGGCGTGCTCGACGGCGGTGATCGCCCGCCAGCGTTGCGTGATGTGCCTTCGGTCGGCCGCCAAGGGCAACTGAACATGGAGCGCCTGCTCAGCTTGCAGCCTGATCTGTTGCTGCTTTGGCCCGGCAGTGTGGCGCCTGCACAGCGGGATCAGCTCAAGCGCCTGGGCATTGCCACCTTCAGTGCCGAACCTCACGACATCAACCAGTTGATCGATCAGATCGAGGCCATCGCCCGGCGCGTTGGCCGTGACGAGCAGGGGCGGCACTATGCGCAAGCCCTGCGCGAGAGGCTGCGGCAACTGCGCGAGCAGTATCGGCGTGAGCAGCCGCTGCGGGTGTTTTACCAGGTTTGGGACCGGCCGTTGTACACCCTCGGGGGCCGGCAGGTGGTCAGTGATGCCCTGGCCGTGTGCGGCGCGCGCAATGTCTTCGCCGACCTGAGCCAGCCGGCACCACAGGTGAGCGTGGAATCGGTGCTGCTGCAAAACCCCCAGGTGATTCTGGCGGGTGATCAGGCCCAGCTGGACAGCTGGAGGGCCTGGCCACGCCTCGCTGCGGTGGCCGATGATCGTTTGCTGGTCGTGCCGGACAAGGGGTTGGAGCGGCCCAGTGGGCAGATGATCGAGGCCACCGCCCGCCTGTGCGCGTTGCTCGACGCTAGAGCGCCGGCGTCCAGGTGA
- a CDS encoding MFS transporter, translating to MTRAEVKRRLALAWWQYLAVGLVPLPVMAWAFGGGDGLIPVLAMPLFIAGAATMFLSLPRFGAYKRALIATSKVLGSAEEPAAWIELARVRRMAMLYACFPAWVAALSVLVGLEAVPQILLAVSTVVVLYLYRIPRQLG from the coding sequence GTGACTCGCGCCGAGGTCAAGCGACGCCTGGCGCTGGCCTGGTGGCAATACCTGGCGGTGGGCCTGGTGCCGCTGCCGGTGATGGCCTGGGCATTTGGTGGCGGTGATGGGTTGATCCCGGTGCTGGCCATGCCACTGTTCATCGCCGGTGCGGCGACCATGTTCCTCAGCCTGCCGCGTTTTGGTGCCTACAAGCGTGCGCTGATCGCCACCTCCAAGGTGCTCGGCAGCGCCGAAGAGCCGGCAGCCTGGATCGAATTGGCGCGGGTGCGGCGCATGGCCATGCTGTATGCCTGCTTCCCTGCCTGGGTCGCCGCGCTGTCCGTGTTGGTGGGGCTTGAGGCTGTGCCGCAGATCCTCCTGGCAGTATCGACTGTGGTGGTGCTCTACCTGTACCGCATCCCGCGTCAGCTGGGCTGA
- the ribA gene encoding GTP cyclohydrolase II, giving the protein MPVVFVAASKLPTPFATFTMHGFLEEATGREHVVLSLGDIADGEPVLGRLHSECLTGDALFSQRCDCGSQLEAALQAIAREGRGVLLYLRQEGRGIGLLNKIRAYELQDGGADTVEANERLGFAADQRDYAICLPMLEHLGVKSLRLMTNNPRKVKALTDMNIVVAERVPLHTGHNPHNRYYLATKAGKLGHMLGNEHQGEVPQA; this is encoded by the coding sequence GTGCCCGTCGTCTTTGTTGCCGCCTCTAAACTTCCGACTCCCTTTGCGACCTTCACCATGCATGGTTTCCTCGAAGAAGCCACCGGCCGTGAGCACGTGGTGCTCAGCCTGGGTGATATTGCCGATGGCGAGCCGGTGCTGGGGCGTCTGCACTCCGAGTGCCTGACCGGCGATGCCCTGTTCAGCCAGCGTTGCGACTGTGGTTCGCAACTGGAAGCCGCCCTGCAGGCCATCGCCCGCGAAGGCCGTGGCGTGCTGCTGTACCTGCGCCAGGAAGGCCGTGGCATCGGCCTGTTGAACAAGATCCGCGCTTATGAGCTGCAAGATGGTGGCGCCGATACCGTCGAAGCTAACGAACGCCTGGGCTTCGCTGCCGACCAGCGAGACTACGCGATCTGCCTGCCGATGCTTGAGCACCTGGGCGTGAAATCGCTGCGCCTGATGACCAACAACCCGCGCAAGGTCAAGGCACTGACCGACATGAATATCGTCGTTGCCGAACGCGTGCCGCTGCATACCGGCCACAACCCGCACAACCGCTACTACCTGGCGACCAAAGCCGGCAAGCTCGGGCACATGCTGGGCAACGAACACCAAGGCGAGGTGCCCCAGGCGTGA
- a CDS encoding substrate-binding periplasmic protein, which produces MAIRTVLLAILLGFAPWVGAAEGVPKQVHLVSEEWLDYTNADGTGVAWDVLRKVFEPAGVKVVTQSAPYSRAVGLVKRGEADAWVGSYKDESDDNLYPRWHFDMDHIYALGLAGKPVPTPSTVGQYRLAWVRGYDYASYLPNVHNFREIQRREGILPMLEHDRVDFYIDALTEVEYVLGQASDPARFRITHVAELPLYLAFAHNDQSKALRDLFDKRMAELVRSGELKPIFEHWKQPYPFAADSQSR; this is translated from the coding sequence ATGGCCATAAGGACTGTGCTGTTGGCAATACTGCTGGGTTTTGCTCCCTGGGTGGGGGCGGCCGAAGGTGTGCCGAAGCAGGTCCATCTGGTCAGCGAAGAATGGCTCGACTACACCAACGCCGACGGTACCGGGGTTGCCTGGGATGTACTGCGCAAGGTGTTCGAGCCTGCCGGGGTCAAGGTCGTCACCCAGAGCGCGCCCTACAGCCGTGCGGTGGGGCTGGTCAAACGTGGCGAGGCCGATGCCTGGGTAGGCTCCTACAAGGACGAGAGTGACGACAACCTCTACCCGCGTTGGCACTTCGACATGGACCATATCTATGCCTTGGGGCTTGCCGGCAAGCCTGTGCCTACCCCGAGCACGGTCGGCCAGTATCGCCTGGCCTGGGTGCGTGGCTACGATTACGCCAGCTACTTGCCCAATGTGCACAACTTCCGCGAGATCCAGCGCCGCGAAGGCATTCTGCCGATGCTTGAGCATGACCGCGTGGACTTCTACATCGATGCGCTGACCGAGGTCGAGTACGTGCTTGGCCAGGCTTCTGACCCCGCGCGCTTTCGTATAACCCACGTAGCCGAATTACCGCTGTACCTGGCGTTCGCCCACAATGATCAGTCCAAGGCGCTGCGAGATCTGTTCGACAAGCGCATGGCCGAGCTGGTGCGCAGTGGTGAATTGAAGCCGATTTTCGAGCACTGGAAGCAGCCGTATCCATTCGCTGCCGACAGCCAGTCGCGGTGA
- a CDS encoding phosphatidylglycerophosphatase A: MTDHPNQVPAEFVPPSVWRNPWHFIAFGFGSGTLPKAPGTWGSLVAIPFIPLWQMLPDWGYWLLLGVTMLFGFWLCGKVANDLRVHDHEGIVWDEMVGMWITLWLVPEGWQWLLAGFLMFRFFDILKPWPIRWIDRHVHGGVGIMLDDILAGVFAWLGMQVLVWAVA; encoded by the coding sequence GTGACCGATCACCCCAATCAGGTGCCTGCGGAGTTCGTTCCGCCCTCGGTCTGGCGCAACCCGTGGCACTTCATCGCCTTCGGCTTCGGCTCCGGCACCTTGCCCAAGGCGCCGGGCACCTGGGGCTCGCTGGTAGCCATACCCTTCATTCCGCTGTGGCAGATGCTGCCGGACTGGGGTTATTGGCTGTTGCTGGGCGTTACCATGCTGTTTGGCTTCTGGCTGTGCGGCAAAGTCGCCAATGACTTGCGCGTGCACGATCATGAAGGCATTGTCTGGGACGAGATGGTCGGCATGTGGATCACCCTCTGGCTGGTGCCGGAGGGCTGGCAATGGTTGCTGGCAGGGTTCCTGATGTTCCGCTTCTTCGACATCCTCAAGCCGTGGCCGATCCGCTGGATCGACCGCCATGTGCATGGCGGGGTCGGGATCATGCTCGACGATATCCTGGCCGGCGTGTTTGCCTGGCTGGGCATGCAGGTTCTGGTGTGGGCGGTTGCCTGA
- the thiL gene encoding thiamine-phosphate kinase — MGEFELISHYFAAAPCAQGGEGVALGIGDDCALLDLPAGEQLAVSTDTLVTGVHFPAACDPLLLGQRSLAVAASDLAAMGATPIGFTLALTLPEVSAEWLQAYADGLNRMARRCQLSLIGGDTTRGPLSITMTVFGRVPAGQALCRGGARPGDLLCVGGELGNAAGALPLVLGQRQADAALAQPLLDHYWSPSPQFALGQLLRGRATAALDISDGLLADCGHIAKASRVALEVNLDQVPVSSALQGFLGHEAAVQAALTGGDDYVLAFTLPPAQLSSLQAQGLAAFHVIGRVLDGQGVCLRDRQGQDITPRQRGYQHFRETP, encoded by the coding sequence ATGGGTGAGTTCGAGCTGATCAGCCATTACTTTGCCGCCGCGCCCTGCGCGCAAGGCGGTGAAGGCGTGGCTCTGGGTATCGGTGACGACTGCGCGTTGCTGGACTTGCCCGCTGGCGAGCAGCTGGCGGTGTCCACCGACACCCTGGTGACCGGCGTGCATTTCCCCGCTGCCTGCGACCCCCTGCTGCTCGGCCAGCGCTCGCTGGCCGTGGCGGCCAGTGACCTGGCGGCGATGGGTGCCACGCCCATCGGTTTCACCCTTGCCCTGACCTTGCCCGAGGTCAGCGCCGAGTGGCTGCAAGCCTACGCTGACGGCCTCAACCGCATGGCCCGGCGTTGCCAGCTGAGCCTTATAGGCGGCGACACCACCCGCGGCCCCTTGAGTATCACCATGACCGTGTTCGGCCGCGTGCCGGCCGGCCAGGCGTTGTGCCGTGGCGGTGCCCGCCCGGGTGATCTGTTGTGCGTGGGCGGTGAGCTGGGCAACGCGGCGGGTGCCTTGCCGTTGGTCCTTGGCCAGCGCCAGGCCGATGCCGCCCTTGCCCAGCCGTTGCTGGATCACTACTGGTCACCCTCGCCGCAGTTTGCCCTGGGCCAGCTGTTGCGCGGGCGTGCTACGGCTGCACTGGATATTTCCGACGGCCTGCTCGCCGACTGCGGGCATATCGCCAAGGCCTCCCGCGTGGCGCTTGAGGTGAACCTGGACCAGGTGCCGGTGTCATCCGCTCTGCAGGGCTTCCTCGGTCATGAGGCTGCCGTGCAGGCTGCCTTGACCGGGGGGGACGACTATGTGCTGGCGTTCACCTTGCCGCCGGCTCAGCTTTCATCCCTGCAGGCCCAAGGCCTGGCGGCGTTCCATGTCATCGGGCGGGTGCTCGATGGCCAGGGCGTCTGCCTGCGTGACCGGCAGGGTCAGGACATCACCCCGCGGCAACGCGGCTATCAACATTTTAGGGAGACACCGTGA
- the nusB gene encoding transcription antitermination factor NusB, translated as MISDESDRFNPRDPKPADAGKPSKSAKRREARKLATQALYQWHMARQSVNEIEAQFRVDNDFTDVDGAYFREILHGVPAKKDEIDAALKPCLALALEELDPVELAVLRLSTWELMMRVDVPYRVVINEGVELAKVFGATDGHKFVNGVLDKLAPSLREAEVKANKR; from the coding sequence GTGATTAGCGACGAAAGCGATCGTTTCAACCCGCGCGATCCAAAACCTGCGGATGCCGGCAAGCCCTCGAAGAGCGCCAAGCGCCGCGAAGCCCGCAAGCTCGCGACCCAGGCACTGTACCAGTGGCACATGGCCCGTCAGTCGGTGAACGAGATCGAAGCGCAGTTCCGGGTCGATAACGATTTCACCGATGTCGATGGCGCCTACTTCCGCGAGATCCTGCATGGGGTTCCGGCGAAGAAGGACGAGATCGACGCGGCCCTGAAGCCTTGCCTGGCGCTCGCGCTGGAAGAACTCGACCCGGTCGAACTGGCTGTGCTGCGGCTGTCCACCTGGGAACTGATGATGCGCGTCGATGTGCCTTACCGCGTCGTGATCAACGAAGGTGTCGAGCTGGCCAAGGTCTTCGGTGCCACCGATGGCCACAAGTTCGTCAACGGCGTGCTGGACAAGCTCGCCCCTTCGCTGCGCGAAGCGGAAGTCAAGGCGAACAAGCGCTGA
- the ribE gene encoding 6,7-dimethyl-8-ribityllumazine synthase, translating into MTLKTIEGTFIAPKGRYALVVGRFNSFVVESLVSGAVDALVRHGVSESDITIIRAPGAFEIPLVAQKVAQQGAYDAIIALGAVIRGGTPHFEYVAGECTKGLAQVSMEFGVPVAFGVLTVDSIEQAIERSGTKAGNKGAEAALSALEMVSLLAQLEAK; encoded by the coding sequence ATGACCCTGAAGACCATCGAAGGTACCTTCATCGCCCCCAAAGGTCGCTATGCTTTGGTGGTTGGCCGCTTCAACAGCTTCGTCGTCGAAAGCCTGGTAAGCGGTGCCGTTGATGCCCTGGTACGCCACGGTGTCAGCGAAAGCGACATCACCATCATCCGTGCCCCGGGCGCGTTCGAAATCCCGCTGGTGGCACAGAAGGTCGCCCAGCAAGGCGCGTACGACGCGATCATCGCCCTGGGCGCCGTGATCCGCGGTGGTACCCCGCACTTCGAATACGTGGCGGGCGAATGCACCAAGGGCCTGGCCCAGGTGTCCATGGAGTTCGGTGTTCCGGTGGCCTTCGGCGTTCTGACCGTCGACTCCATCGAGCAGGCCATCGAGCGTTCCGGCACCAAGGCTGGCAACAAAGGTGCTGAAGCTGCCCTGTCCGCTCTGGAAATGGTCAGCCTGCTGGCGCAGTTGGAGGCCAAGTGA
- the ribBA gene encoding bifunctional 3,4-dihydroxy-2-butanone-4-phosphate synthase/GTP cyclohydrolase II — protein sequence MALNSIEELVEDIRQGKMVILMDDEDRENEGDIIMAAECCLPEHINFMAKHARGLICMPMTRERCETLKLPLMAPRNGSGFGTKFTVSIEAAEGVTTGISAADRARTVQAAAAKEAKAEDIVSPGHIFPLMAQPGGTLARAGHTEAACDLARMAGFEPSGVICEVMNDDGTMSRRAELEVFAAEHGLKIGTIADLIHYRMIHERTVQRVSEQPVESELGEFNLVTYRDAVEGDVHMALTLGKICAEEPTLVRVHNMDPLRDLLLVKQPGRWSLRAAMAAVAEAGSGVVLLLGHPLDGDVLLAHIRESAGDAPTKAPTTYSTVGAGSQILRDLGVRKMRLMSSPMKFNAISGFDLEVVEYVPSE from the coding sequence GTGGCGCTCAACAGCATCGAAGAACTGGTCGAAGACATCCGCCAGGGAAAAATGGTCATCCTGATGGATGACGAAGACCGCGAAAACGAAGGCGATATCATCATGGCCGCCGAGTGCTGCCTGCCTGAGCACATCAACTTCATGGCCAAGCACGCCCGTGGCCTGATCTGCATGCCGATGACCCGTGAGCGCTGCGAAACGCTCAAGCTGCCGCTGATGGCGCCGCGCAACGGTTCCGGCTTTGGCACCAAGTTCACGGTGTCGATCGAAGCCGCCGAAGGCGTCACCACCGGTATCTCCGCTGCCGACCGCGCGCGTACCGTGCAAGCTGCCGCCGCCAAGGAAGCCAAGGCCGAGGACATCGTCAGCCCAGGCCACATCTTCCCGTTGATGGCCCAACCGGGCGGTACCCTGGCCCGCGCCGGCCACACCGAAGCCGCGTGCGACCTGGCGCGTATGGCCGGCTTCGAGCCGAGCGGCGTGATCTGCGAAGTGATGAACGATGACGGCACCATGTCGCGCCGCGCCGAGCTGGAAGTGTTCGCCGCCGAGCACGGCCTGAAGATCGGCACCATCGCCGACCTGATCCACTACCGCATGATCCACGAACGTACCGTGCAGCGCGTCTCCGAGCAGCCAGTGGAGAGCGAGCTGGGCGAGTTCAACCTGGTCACCTACCGCGACGCGGTGGAAGGCGACGTGCACATGGCACTGACCCTGGGCAAGATCTGCGCCGAAGAGCCGACCCTGGTACGCGTGCACAACATGGACCCACTGCGCGACCTGCTGCTGGTCAAGCAGCCGGGCCGCTGGAGCCTGCGTGCGGCCATGGCTGCCGTGGCCGAGGCCGGCAGTGGCGTGGTGCTGCTGCTGGGCCACCCGCTGGACGGTGACGTGCTGCTGGCGCACATCCGCGAAAGCGCGGGCGATGCACCGACCAAGGCACCGACCACCTACAGCACCGTCGGCGCCGGTTCGCAGATCCTGCGTGACCTCGGTGTGCGCAAGATGCGCCTGATGAGTTCGCCGATGAAGTTCAATGCGATATCCGGATTCGATCTGGAAGTTGTAGAATACGTGCCCTCCGAGTGA
- a CDS encoding riboflavin synthase: MFTGIIESIGTIRSMTPKGGDVRVYVETGKLDLGDVKLGDSIAVNGVCLTAVELPGNGFWADVSVETLKRTAFIDLKSGSKVNLEKALTPTTRLGGHLVSGHVDGVGEIISRSDNARAIQFRVRAPKELAKYIAHKGSITVDGTSLTVNEVNGAEFELTIVPHTLSETIMADYRAGRRVNLEVDLLARYLERLLLGDKAAEPSKGSGITESFLAANGFLKS; this comes from the coding sequence ATGTTCACCGGCATCATCGAATCCATCGGCACCATCCGCAGCATGACCCCCAAGGGTGGCGACGTGCGCGTCTACGTCGAGACCGGCAAGCTCGACCTGGGTGACGTCAAGCTCGGCGACAGCATCGCCGTCAACGGCGTCTGCCTGACCGCTGTCGAGTTGCCGGGGAACGGGTTCTGGGCCGACGTCAGCGTCGAGACCCTCAAGCGCACCGCCTTCATCGACCTCAAGAGCGGCAGCAAGGTCAACCTGGAAAAGGCCCTGACCCCCACCACCCGCCTGGGCGGTCACCTGGTTAGCGGCCACGTCGACGGTGTCGGCGAAATCATCTCGCGCAGCGATAACGCCCGCGCCATCCAGTTCCGCGTGCGTGCACCCAAGGAGCTGGCCAAGTACATCGCCCACAAGGGTTCGATCACCGTCGACGGCACCAGCCTGACGGTCAATGAGGTCAATGGCGCCGAATTCGAGCTGACCATTGTCCCGCATACCCTGTCCGAAACCATCATGGCCGACTACCGCGCAGGTCGTCGGGTAAACCTTGAGGTCGACCTGCTGGCCCGTTACCTGGAGCGTCTGCTGCTGGGCGACAAGGCTGCCGAACCGAGCAAGGGCAGTGGCATTACCGAAAGCTTCCTGGCCGCCAACGGCTTCTTGAAATCCTGA
- the ribD gene encoding bifunctional diaminohydroxyphosphoribosylaminopyrimidine deaminase/5-amino-6-(5-phosphoribosylamino)uracil reductase RibD has product MPSQTAILDAHYMARALELARKGVYSTHPNPRVGCVIVRDGEVVGEGWHVRAGEPHAEVHALRQAGERARGACAYVTLEPCSHHGRTPPCAEALVKAGVARVVAAMQDPNPQVAGQGLRRLAEVGIEVSSGVLEAEARALNPGFLKRMEHGLPFVRAKLAMSLDGRTAMASGESQWITGPAARAAVQRLRARSSVVLTSAASVLADNARMTVRGAELGLDDETRALALSRTPLRVLVDGRLRLPLDAPFFQAGPALVVTAAATDARYAEAGHELLSLPGTDGQVDLPVLMRVLAERGVNEILLEAGAGLVGAFAQQGLIDEYQLFVAGTFLGSQARPLLDWPLAKMSEAPRLKITEMRAVGDDWRVTAIPLPAPGV; this is encoded by the coding sequence ATGCCCAGCCAGACCGCGATCCTCGATGCCCACTACATGGCCCGCGCCTTGGAGCTGGCCCGCAAGGGTGTCTACAGCACCCACCCCAACCCGCGCGTGGGCTGTGTGATCGTGCGTGATGGCGAAGTGGTCGGCGAGGGCTGGCACGTGCGCGCCGGCGAGCCGCACGCCGAGGTGCACGCCCTGCGCCAGGCCGGTGAACGTGCCCGCGGCGCCTGCGCCTATGTGACCCTTGAACCCTGCAGCCACCATGGCCGCACGCCGCCGTGCGCCGAAGCGCTGGTCAAGGCCGGCGTGGCCCGCGTGGTGGCTGCCATGCAGGACCCCAACCCGCAGGTGGCGGGGCAGGGGCTGCGGCGCCTGGCAGAGGTGGGTATCGAGGTCAGCAGCGGCGTGCTCGAAGCCGAGGCCCGCGCCCTCAACCCAGGTTTTCTCAAGCGCATGGAACACGGCCTGCCGTTTGTCAGGGCCAAGCTGGCCATGAGCCTGGACGGCCGCACCGCCATGGCCAGCGGCGAAAGCCAGTGGATCACCGGCCCTGCCGCCCGTGCTGCCGTTCAGCGTCTGCGCGCCCGCTCCAGTGTGGTGCTCACCAGCGCCGCCAGCGTGCTGGCCGACAATGCGCGCATGACCGTGCGTGGCGCAGAGCTTGGCCTGGATGACGAAACCCGGGCCCTGGCCCTGAGCCGCACGCCTTTGCGCGTGCTGGTCGATGGCCGCCTGCGGCTGCCACTGGACGCGCCATTCTTCCAGGCCGGCCCGGCCCTGGTGGTGACTGCCGCTGCTACAGATGCGCGTTACGCCGAGGCGGGCCATGAGCTGCTGAGCCTGCCAGGCACCGATGGCCAGGTCGATCTGCCTGTGCTGATGCGTGTGCTGGCCGAGCGTGGGGTCAACGAGATTTTGCTGGAAGCCGGCGCAGGCCTTGTCGGCGCGTTCGCCCAGCAAGGGCTGATCGACGAGTACCAGTTGTTCGTCGCCGGCACCTTCCTTGGCTCCCAGGCCCGCCCGCTGCTGGACTGGCCTCTGGCGAAGATGAGCGAAGCGCCGCGACTGAAAATTACCGAAATGCGCGCAGTAGGCGATGACTGGCGGGTCACGGCCATCCCCCTGCCGGCGCCCGGCGTATAA
- the nrdR gene encoding transcriptional regulator NrdR, translated as MHCPFCGANDTKVIDSRLVAEGEQVRRRRECVACGERFTTFETAELVLPRLIKQDGTRQPFDEDKLRAGMQRALEKRPVSVERLEAALAHIKSRLRATGEREVKSLVVGEMVMAELRKLDEVAYIRFASVYRRFQDLDEFREEIDRLAREPAKE; from the coding sequence ATGCACTGTCCCTTTTGCGGTGCCAACGACACCAAGGTCATCGACTCTCGTCTTGTCGCCGAGGGCGAGCAAGTGCGCCGCCGTCGCGAGTGTGTCGCCTGCGGCGAGCGTTTCACCACCTTCGAAACCGCCGAACTGGTGCTGCCGCGGCTGATCAAGCAAGACGGCACGCGCCAGCCCTTCGACGAAGACAAGTTGCGTGCAGGCATGCAGCGGGCACTGGAAAAACGCCCAGTCAGCGTCGAGCGCCTGGAAGCTGCGCTGGCGCACATCAAGAGCCGGCTGCGCGCCACCGGCGAGCGCGAGGTCAAGTCACTGGTGGTGGGTGAAATGGTCATGGCCGAGCTGCGCAAGCTCGACGAAGTGGCTTACATCCGCTTCGCCTCGGTCTACCGACGCTTCCAGGACCTCGACGAATTCCGCGAAGAAATCGACCGCCTGGCCCGTGAGCCAGCTAAAGAGTGA